In one window of Spirochaetaceae bacterium DNA:
- a CDS encoding ABC transporter permease yields the protein MRAYIIRRLLLMIPTAFLISVMLFLLMRLVPGDVIDVMIAQLAESAEEIELDREDLERKLGLDAPLIVQYGRFLGVAPNVDGQVSGVLQGDFGTSWRERLTVTELLFKKIPVTMELGLMGLIIAQLIAIPIGVYSALRQDTWGDYVGRSFAILSISVPGFWLATMVIVYPSIWWGYMPSIWLIKFADDPMGNIKMFIVPAIVLALAMAGGTMRMTRTMTLEVIRNDYIRTAWAKGLAEALVVSRHALKNAFIPVVTIVGLQIPILIGGTVIIEQIFMLPGMGRLIVESLLVRDYPVVMGIMLFFSIGLMLTNLVVDLTYGFLDPRIRSS from the coding sequence TTGCGCGCGTACATAATCCGCCGGCTACTGCTTATGATCCCGACGGCGTTCCTCATCAGCGTGATGTTGTTTCTGCTCATGCGCCTCGTCCCCGGGGACGTGATCGACGTGATGATCGCCCAGTTGGCCGAATCGGCAGAGGAGATCGAGCTCGACCGCGAGGATCTGGAACGCAAGCTCGGCCTCGACGCGCCGCTGATCGTCCAGTACGGACGATTTCTCGGCGTGGCGCCCAACGTGGACGGCCAGGTCAGCGGCGTGCTGCAGGGCGACTTCGGCACCTCCTGGCGGGAGCGCCTGACCGTGACCGAGCTGCTGTTCAAGAAGATACCGGTAACCATGGAGCTCGGGCTGATGGGCCTGATCATCGCGCAGCTCATCGCCATCCCGATCGGCGTCTACTCCGCCCTGCGGCAGGATACCTGGGGCGACTACGTGGGGCGCAGCTTCGCGATCCTGTCGATCTCGGTGCCCGGCTTCTGGCTGGCGACGATGGTGATCGTGTACCCGTCGATCTGGTGGGGCTACATGCCTTCCATCTGGCTGATCAAGTTCGCCGACGACCCGATGGGCAACATCAAGATGTTCATCGTGCCCGCCATCGTGCTGGCGCTGGCCATGGCCGGCGGCACCATGCGCATGACCCGGACCATGACCCTGGAGGTGATCCGCAACGACTACATCAGGACGGCGTGGGCGAAGGGGCTGGCCGAGGCCCTGGTGGTGAGCCGGCACGCGCTCAAGAACGCGTTCATCCCCGTGGTCACCATCGTCGGCCTGCAGATACCGATCCTGATCGGCGGCACGGTGATCATCGAGCAGATCTTCATGCTGCCCGGCATGGGGCGGCTGATCGTGGAGTCGCTGCTGGTGCGCGATTACCCGGTGGTAATGGGCATCATGCTGTTCTTCAGCATCGGCCTGATGCTGACCAACCTGGTGGTGGATCTCACCTACGGCTTCCTGGACCCGAGGATCCGCTCGTCATGA
- a CDS encoding DUF2891 family protein, with protein sequence MSLDAVTLYPRLARLALACVDRAYPYAPHHVYTAPTDRGMGLHPAFGGCFDWHSAVHAHWCLARVMRLQPHAEVNARSAAVLNRHLTPAAVAAEVAYLHRPEALFFEAPYGWAWLLALAAELARLDTSAAARWRAALAPLARLLATRAVTYFRRLPAPIRNGLHANSAFSLALMLDALGTLGDEAAAEKLAAAARRLFLADTACPTRYEPSGSDFLSPCLAEADLMRRVLRPGVYRTWLHRFLPPAALEPLLAALPAPAAGDPQSAHLLGLAFHRAWCLHAIARHGAAASPRWRAAAGRARREAQAAVSAAFTGGYDVSHWLGTFILYFHSEAAGVEDQEIRVPLPPQV encoded by the coding sequence GTGAGCCTGGACGCCGTTACGCTGTATCCACGGCTTGCGCGCCTGGCGCTGGCCTGCGTCGACCGTGCCTACCCGTACGCACCGCACCACGTGTACACGGCGCCGACCGACCGCGGTATGGGGTTGCACCCGGCATTCGGCGGCTGCTTCGACTGGCACTCCGCGGTGCACGCGCACTGGTGCCTGGCGCGAGTGATGCGCCTGCAGCCGCACGCCGAGGTCAACGCGCGCTCCGCCGCGGTGCTGAACCGACACCTGACCCCCGCCGCCGTTGCCGCGGAAGTCGCCTACCTGCACCGGCCCGAGGCGCTGTTCTTCGAGGCGCCCTACGGCTGGGCGTGGCTGCTGGCGCTGGCGGCGGAGCTGGCGCGGCTCGACACGTCCGCCGCGGCGCGTTGGCGGGCGGCATTGGCTCCCCTGGCCAGGTTGCTGGCAACGCGCGCGGTGACCTACTTCCGGCGCCTGCCGGCGCCGATCCGGAACGGGCTGCACGCCAACTCCGCGTTCTCGCTGGCGTTGATGCTGGATGCCCTCGGCACCTTGGGGGACGAGGCCGCTGCCGAGAAGCTGGCCGCCGCGGCACGGCGGCTGTTTCTCGCGGACACGGCCTGTCCGACGCGCTACGAGCCGTCCGGAAGCGACTTCCTGTCGCCCTGCCTGGCCGAGGCCGACCTGATGAGACGGGTTCTGAGGCCCGGCGTCTACCGCACCTGGCTGCACCGCTTCCTGCCGCCGGCGGCGCTGGAGCCGTTGCTGGCCGCGCTGCCGGCGCCGGCCGCCGGCGACCCGCAATCGGCGCACCTGCTGGGACTTGCGTTCCATCGTGCCTGGTGCCTGCACGCCATTGCCCGCCACGGCGCGGCAGCGAGCCCGCGGTGGCGCGCCGCGGCCGGCCGCGCGCGGCGCGAGGCGCAGGCCGCGGTATCGGCCGCGTTCACCGGCGGCTACGACGTGAGCCATTGGCTGGGAACCTTCATCCTGTATTTCCACAGTGAAGCGGCGGGCGTAGAGGACCAGGAGATCAGAGTGCCTCTGCCGCCGCAAGTGTGA
- a CDS encoding sugar phosphate isomerase/epimerase translates to MDEPRVGVCGAHAVLRAVADSIDFAEETVLRLLVPEQPDAAFRPPDGAALAALPIPAVNVFLPRDLRSTGPEVDLERLRRYARTAFRRARQVGVGIVVYGSGGSRQVDEGFDRARAEQQFVDALRTVGPPAAEAGVTVVVEPLNTAECNLINSVTEGAEAVRAADHPHVMLLADLYHMLREDEGPDAIERAGALIRHVHVAEEAERTPPGVAGDDFRPFLRALARIGYDGAYSLECRWQDQLAQAPPGVAELRRQLASV, encoded by the coding sequence ATGGACGAGCCACGGGTAGGCGTGTGCGGCGCGCACGCGGTGTTGCGCGCCGTCGCGGATTCGATCGACTTCGCCGAAGAGACGGTACTGAGGCTGCTGGTGCCCGAGCAGCCCGACGCGGCGTTCCGGCCCCCGGACGGCGCCGCGCTGGCCGCGCTGCCGATCCCGGCGGTCAACGTGTTCCTGCCGCGCGACCTGCGCTCGACCGGACCGGAGGTGGACCTGGAGCGGCTGCGGCGCTACGCGCGGACCGCGTTCCGGCGCGCCCGCCAGGTGGGGGTCGGCATCGTCGTGTACGGCAGCGGCGGATCGCGTCAGGTCGACGAGGGCTTCGACCGGGCACGCGCCGAGCAGCAGTTCGTGGACGCGCTCAGGACCGTCGGTCCGCCGGCGGCCGAGGCCGGCGTCACCGTGGTGGTGGAGCCGCTCAATACCGCAGAGTGCAACCTGATCAACAGCGTGACCGAGGGCGCGGAGGCGGTGCGCGCCGCGGATCATCCGCACGTCATGCTGCTCGCGGACCTGTACCACATGCTGCGCGAGGACGAGGGCCCCGACGCCATCGAACGCGCCGGCGCGCTGATCCGGCACGTGCACGTGGCCGAAGAGGCCGAGCGCACGCCGCCCGGCGTTGCCGGCGACGACTTTCGGCCGTTTCTGCGTGCCCTGGCCCGCATCGGCTACGACGGCGCCTACTCGCTGGAGTGCCGCTGGCAGGACCAGCTCGCGCAGGCGCCGCCCGGCGTAGCGGAACTGCGCCGCCAACTTGCCTCCGTGTAG
- a CDS encoding AAA family ATPase, which translates to MAASFEWKRVVWEIPRPRYQEMLAFVKELLGIGEFFHTLARQLSLGQKMRADIALMLLHEPEILFLDEPTIGLDVLAKRNILDFIKTLNRERGVTVMLTSHDMDELEQLAGRIVLIDRGRIAYDGDFTELRRRFGDRRHLTIETGTAEPPRLGGVRLTGSEGGRHHYTFDAARTPITALLQEAAAQSAIHDVETHRSRIDDVIADIYQDWNAEAG; encoded by the coding sequence GTGGCGGCCAGCTTCGAGTGGAAGCGGGTGGTGTGGGAGATCCCGCGCCCGCGCTACCAGGAGATGCTCGCCTTCGTGAAGGAGCTGCTCGGCATCGGCGAGTTCTTCCACACCCTGGCGCGCCAGCTCAGCCTGGGCCAGAAGATGCGCGCCGACATCGCGCTGATGCTGCTGCACGAGCCGGAGATCCTGTTCCTGGACGAACCCACCATCGGCCTGGACGTGCTCGCCAAGCGCAACATCCTCGACTTCATCAAGACCTTGAACCGCGAACGCGGCGTCACCGTGATGCTTACCAGCCACGACATGGACGAGTTGGAGCAGCTCGCCGGGCGCATCGTGCTGATCGACCGCGGCCGCATTGCCTACGACGGCGACTTCACGGAACTGCGCCGCCGCTTCGGCGACCGCCGCCACCTGACCATCGAGACCGGCACCGCCGAACCGCCACGGCTTGGCGGCGTCCGGCTCACCGGCAGCGAGGGAGGGCGCCACCACTACACCTTCGACGCCGCCCGCACCCCGATCACCGCGCTGCTGCAGGAGGCAGCCGCACAGAGCGCCATCCACGACGTGGAGACGCACCGCTCGCGCATCGACGACGTGATCGCCGACATCTACCAGGACTGGAACGCCGAGGCCGGATGA
- a CDS encoding SDR family oxidoreductase, with product MASRVAVLTAAGSGMGADAARTLAGEGHSVAVLSSSGKGEALARELGGVGVTGSNRSNEDLRRLVDAAVARWGRIDVLVNSAGHGPRGPVSELSDHQWREGMEVYFLAAVRAARLAAPVMARGGGGSIINISSFAAVEPDADFPTSAVFRAGLAAYAKLFADQHASDGIRMNNVLPGFIDSLPEAAARRERIPLGRYGRVREVSALIAFLASDDAAYITGQNIRVDGGITRSV from the coding sequence ATGGCTTCAAGGGTGGCGGTGCTGACTGCGGCGGGCAGCGGCATGGGTGCCGACGCGGCACGGACTCTTGCCGGGGAGGGGCATTCGGTGGCCGTCCTTTCCTCGTCGGGAAAGGGTGAAGCGCTGGCGCGCGAGCTCGGCGGTGTTGGGGTCACGGGGTCGAACCGCTCGAACGAGGATCTCCGGCGTCTCGTCGACGCCGCGGTCGCGCGCTGGGGACGCATCGACGTGCTGGTGAACTCCGCCGGGCACGGGCCGCGCGGCCCGGTGTCGGAACTGAGCGACCACCAGTGGCGCGAGGGCATGGAAGTGTACTTTCTCGCCGCCGTGCGGGCAGCGAGGCTGGCGGCGCCGGTCATGGCGCGCGGAGGTGGTGGATCGATCATCAACATCTCGTCTTTTGCCGCCGTCGAGCCGGATGCGGACTTTCCCACCTCGGCGGTGTTCCGCGCCGGGCTCGCGGCGTATGCGAAACTGTTCGCGGATCAGCATGCGAGTGACGGCATTCGGATGAACAACGTGCTGCCCGGCTTCATCGACAGCCTGCCGGAAGCGGCCGCGCGGCGCGAGCGCATTCCGCTCGGACGCTACGGCCGGGTCCGGGAAGTATCCGCGTTGATCGCTTTCCTGGCTTCGGACGACGCCGCCTACATTACCGGCCAGAACATCCGTGTCGATGGCGGTATCACTCGCTCCGTGTAG
- a CDS encoding ABC-2 family transporter protein, whose product MIDLRSARKHLKTLTTAAVRSLDDRGWVLAGDFGLRLLRVVLLLSLWRTVLPETGATSGMTRAAVLTYTLISEVFSGQFSVNNSLDDALWRGDIANRFLRPASVYGQFTAEMLGTRLRDLLLVSLPLICLAPLLGVNPFPASAGALLLFVCSLALSILVGSALAFLFSSLMVVLEQNVYALMQIRNALSVLLSGAVIPLSLMPWGIGEVLGYLPFAALASAPLRIYTGTGDALALLVLQAAWAAVLWPLAHLTWRGNRERLVTHGG is encoded by the coding sequence GTGATCGACCTCCGCTCGGCACGGAAACATCTCAAGACGCTGACCACGGCGGCGGTGCGGTCACTGGACGACCGCGGCTGGGTGCTGGCGGGCGACTTCGGGCTGCGCCTGCTGCGCGTGGTGCTGCTGTTGTCGCTGTGGCGTACGGTGCTGCCGGAGACCGGAGCGACGTCGGGCATGACGCGCGCGGCGGTGCTGACCTACACACTGATTTCGGAGGTGTTTTCCGGCCAGTTCTCGGTCAACAACAGTCTCGACGATGCGCTCTGGCGCGGCGACATCGCGAATCGCTTTCTGCGCCCGGCGAGTGTTTACGGTCAGTTCACGGCGGAAATGCTCGGGACCCGACTGCGCGATCTGCTGCTGGTCTCGTTGCCGTTGATTTGTCTCGCGCCGCTCCTCGGCGTCAATCCGTTTCCGGCGAGCGCGGGCGCGTTGCTGCTTTTCGTCTGCAGCCTTGCCCTGTCGATCCTCGTTGGGTCGGCGCTGGCATTTCTTTTCTCCAGCTTGATGGTGGTTCTGGAACAGAACGTGTACGCGCTGATGCAGATCCGCAATGCGTTGAGCGTGCTGCTGTCGGGGGCCGTCATCCCGCTCTCCCTGATGCCGTGGGGAATCGGCGAGGTGCTCGGTTACCTGCCGTTCGCTGCGCTGGCCTCCGCCCCGTTGCGCATCTACACCGGCACCGGCGATGCGCTGGCCCTGCTCGTGCTGCAGGCCGCGTGGGCCGCCGTCCTGTGGCCGCTGGCCCACCTGACGTGGCGCGGCAACCGCGAGCGCCTGGTAACCCACGGAGGCTGA
- a CDS encoding ABC transporter substrate-binding protein: protein MNKTHAIAAVLLAAAAMWLSAAGEQDSEMAAAGDGSPQYGGTLTAVSAAFVIGPESPDPADGQGHSTLFLSLIQERPRFGDHEKFGPKGTGEYPFTLVGPMPDKYARGLLLESWDVTPEQHTWHLRKGVMWAADNVDFMENREMVADDVVADLKYYRESPAGARFKGVSGDITATDSHTVVIEFTELDIGMLNILTMGGTTAISPPEMEAAGMDKWANQVGTGPFMFDDYEIDSHMTYERNPNYWDKTTIDGQEYQLPFVDKVIVPIIADEASMVAALRTGRADMASSVFAVHWQTLDETAPDLNSHRFPISFGSTAYLKTTEPPFDNRDVRRAMMIGTDLTGFQKLRQAGDLELPTHWFPVDPIMPSYTPMDELPEETRMLYDYDPEKAKQMLADAGYPNGFTIDYTTLGWPEFMTDGALLKDQWEKIGVTVNLQGFEAAVWSAHARERTYTGSVRQGHCGGCPVTTLPRFTTGHTRNYTDWSDPKFDAMVEELTKELDPDRRNEMIKEASIYLLNEVIAVPQAVKVQGRFWWPWIQNYYGETYLASTNTWLEPSAWVWIDQGLKKEMGY, encoded by the coding sequence ATGAACAAGACCCATGCGATTGCCGCGGTGCTTCTCGCCGCCGCGGCAATGTGGCTCTCCGCGGCCGGAGAGCAAGATAGCGAGATGGCGGCCGCCGGCGACGGCAGCCCGCAGTACGGGGGCACCCTGACCGCGGTCAGCGCCGCCTTCGTGATCGGCCCGGAGAGCCCCGACCCGGCTGACGGTCAGGGCCACTCGACGCTCTTTCTGTCGCTGATCCAGGAGCGCCCGCGGTTCGGCGACCACGAGAAATTCGGTCCCAAGGGCACCGGCGAGTATCCCTTTACCCTGGTCGGCCCGATGCCCGACAAGTACGCTCGCGGGCTGCTGCTGGAGAGTTGGGACGTCACGCCCGAGCAACACACCTGGCACCTGCGCAAGGGCGTCATGTGGGCGGCGGACAACGTCGACTTCATGGAGAACCGCGAGATGGTCGCCGACGACGTGGTAGCCGACCTGAAGTACTACCGCGAGTCGCCCGCCGGGGCGCGCTTCAAGGGCGTGTCCGGCGACATCACCGCCACCGACAGCCACACCGTGGTGATCGAGTTCACCGAACTCGACATCGGCATGCTGAACATCCTCACGATGGGCGGGACGACCGCCATTTCGCCCCCCGAGATGGAGGCCGCGGGCATGGACAAGTGGGCAAACCAGGTGGGCACCGGACCGTTCATGTTCGACGACTACGAGATCGACTCGCACATGACCTACGAGCGCAATCCGAACTACTGGGACAAGACCACCATCGATGGACAGGAGTACCAGCTCCCGTTCGTGGACAAGGTAATCGTCCCGATTATTGCCGACGAGGCGTCTATGGTCGCCGCGCTGCGCACCGGCAGGGCGGACATGGCCAGCTCGGTGTTCGCCGTGCACTGGCAGACGCTCGACGAGACGGCGCCCGACCTGAACTCGCACCGGTTTCCGATCTCGTTCGGGTCGACGGCCTACCTGAAGACCACCGAGCCGCCATTCGACAACCGCGACGTGCGCCGCGCCATGATGATCGGCACCGACCTGACCGGCTTCCAGAAGCTGCGCCAGGCGGGCGACCTGGAGCTGCCCACGCACTGGTTCCCGGTCGACCCGATCATGCCCTCCTACACGCCGATGGACGAGCTGCCGGAAGAGACCCGCATGCTGTACGACTACGACCCGGAGAAGGCGAAGCAGATGCTCGCCGACGCCGGCTACCCGAATGGCTTCACCATCGACTACACCACCCTGGGCTGGCCCGAGTTCATGACCGACGGGGCGCTGCTCAAGGACCAGTGGGAGAAGATCGGCGTCACGGTAAACCTGCAGGGCTTCGAGGCGGCGGTGTGGAGCGCGCACGCGCGCGAGCGCACCTACACCGGCTCGGTCCGGCAGGGCCACTGCGGCGGCTGCCCGGTGACCACGCTGCCGCGGTTCACCACCGGGCACACCCGCAACTACACCGACTGGTCCGACCCCAAGTTCGACGCGATGGTGGAGGAACTGACGAAGGAGCTGGATCCGGACCGGCGCAACGAGATGATCAAGGAAGCGTCGATCTACCTGCTGAACGAGGTGATCGCGGTTCCGCAGGCAGTCAAGGTGCAGGGCCGCTTCTGGTGGCCGTGGATTCAGAATTATTACGGCGAGACCTACCTCGCGAGCACCAACACCTGGCTGGAGCCCTCCGCCTGGGTGTGGATCGACCAGGGCCTGAAGAAGGAGATGGGTTACTAA
- a CDS encoding ABC-2 family transporter protein: MARLRTLFARWRVQAHLDFMWMTKDVRFFLINVVSDVILNLAGVTAVFLLAERFGGIGLWSRDQVIFMLGYAALVRGFLDVGFSYNVLHVSRRIGRGQFDHLLVQPQPLWMGLLTEGFMPFSGAWSLLTGAGITAWAVVQLGAGFPVHWWLLFGANLLASCTVALAFSFLWGALAFWAPAAAEEISSRAVNFLYQLKAFPLDGLSAVALTGMLTILPVGFVAWYPCRQLLGIAAPRLWHTPAAALLLTLVAGFVFKKGMEHYAQTGSQRYIAWGHRG, encoded by the coding sequence ATGGCTCGATTACGCACCTTGTTTGCGCGCTGGCGGGTGCAGGCTCACCTCGACTTCATGTGGATGACCAAGGACGTGCGCTTTTTCCTGATCAACGTGGTCTCCGACGTGATCCTCAATCTGGCCGGCGTCACCGCGGTGTTTCTGCTCGCCGAGCGGTTCGGGGGCATCGGCCTGTGGTCGCGCGACCAGGTCATCTTCATGCTCGGTTACGCGGCGCTGGTGCGCGGCTTCCTGGACGTGGGTTTCAGCTACAACGTGCTGCACGTCAGCCGCCGCATCGGGCGCGGGCAGTTCGACCACCTGCTGGTGCAACCCCAGCCGCTGTGGATGGGCCTGCTGACCGAGGGGTTCATGCCGTTCTCGGGGGCTTGGTCGCTGCTTACCGGCGCCGGCATCACCGCCTGGGCGGTCGTCCAGCTCGGCGCCGGCTTCCCGGTGCATTGGTGGCTGCTGTTCGGCGCCAACCTGCTCGCATCCTGCACCGTGGCGCTGGCGTTCTCGTTCCTGTGGGGTGCGCTGGCGTTCTGGGCGCCGGCCGCGGCCGAGGAGATCAGCAGCCGCGCAGTGAACTTCCTGTACCAGCTCAAGGCGTTCCCGCTCGACGGCTTGAGCGCCGTGGCGCTGACCGGCATGCTCACCATCCTGCCGGTCGGCTTCGTCGCCTGGTATCCCTGCCGCCAACTGCTCGGCATCGCCGCCCCGCGGCTGTGGCACACGCCGGCGGCCGCGCTGCTGCTGACGCTGGTGGCGGGATTCGTATTCAAGAAGGGTATGGAGCACTATGCACAGACCGGATCGCAGCGCTACATCGCCTGGGGACATCGCGGTTGA
- a CDS encoding ABC transporter permease, protein MSSVGMPESVRRSAVVTFFRRIGKEKPLGTVGAVITALLLLVGIFADVLAPYGMNETNMEQPLASPSDSNWLGTDDLGRDVLTRVIYGARVSVIVGLAGATLATLISLLIGLISGYLGGTFDLLTQRLVDAWMSLPDLIVLMVIIAFLGGGMVPIIVVLGVAGGITGSRIIRGAVISTKEDAYVTAASAIGGRTSRVLLRHILPNVLAPAVILLTLRIPAIILSEASLSFLGFGIQPPFPSWGAMLSGRSREFMFVAPWTVLWPGLALATVVYGTNMFGDAARDILDPKLRGGVGRFSAKVVRTARRVRSKR, encoded by the coding sequence ATGAGCAGTGTCGGGATGCCGGAGAGCGTGCGCCGGTCGGCCGTGGTCACATTCTTCCGGCGCATCGGCAAGGAGAAGCCGCTCGGCACCGTGGGTGCCGTGATCACCGCGCTGCTGCTGCTGGTCGGGATTTTCGCCGACGTGCTGGCGCCGTACGGGATGAACGAAACCAACATGGAGCAGCCGTTGGCCTCCCCCTCCGACAGCAACTGGCTGGGCACCGACGACCTGGGCCGCGACGTGTTGACGCGGGTCATCTACGGCGCGCGGGTGTCGGTGATCGTGGGCCTGGCGGGCGCCACCCTTGCCACTTTGATCTCCCTCCTGATCGGTCTCATATCGGGTTACCTGGGCGGCACCTTCGACCTGCTGACCCAGCGGCTGGTCGACGCCTGGATGTCGCTGCCGGACCTGATCGTGCTGATGGTGATCATCGCGTTCCTCGGCGGCGGCATGGTGCCGATCATCGTGGTGCTCGGCGTGGCGGGGGGCATCACCGGCTCGCGCATCATCCGCGGCGCGGTGATCAGCACCAAGGAGGACGCCTACGTGACCGCGGCGTCGGCGATCGGCGGGCGCACCAGCCGGGTTCTGCTGCGCCACATTCTGCCCAACGTGCTCGCGCCCGCGGTGATCCTGCTCACGCTGCGCATTCCGGCGATCATCCTCTCCGAGGCCAGCCTCAGCTTCCTCGGCTTCGGCATCCAGCCGCCGTTCCCGAGTTGGGGTGCCATGCTCAGCGGCCGCAGCCGCGAGTTCATGTTCGTGGCGCCGTGGACGGTGCTGTGGCCGGGCCTCGCCCTCGCCACCGTCGTGTACGGCACCAACATGTTCGGCGACGCCGCCCGCGACATCCTCGACCCCAAGCTGCGCGGCGGCGTCGGCCGCTTCAGCGCCAAGGTGGTCAGGACGGCCCGGCGCGTCCGGTCCAAGCGCTGA